ATACAAGAAACCTGTCGCATTCACATTGAACCTCGATCTATTCAACCACTAAGCTCGATCCGATATGATACACTGGTGGGTTTCGTGAGCTTTCTGGTTTGGCGTTTGCTGGAAACGAAAAGAGGAACAGCTGTGCATGCCGAGTGTACCAGCTGGCAGATGATGATGCTCTCAGCTCTCATCTGCCGCAGGTTCGATCTGAGACTCAGAGCCCCGATGCTTTTTCCTTTGCCCAATATCGATCGAAAGAACAAAACCCATGCACCTTTTACGTGCCAAACCAAATCTCAACTTCGAACATGATGTCGCCATTTTATCAGCTGAGGACTTAAAAAACACAGTAGAGAAAGCCCAACAGCCCACGCATGCATGGAGCTGCGCTGATGAGGGTTGACCACCTTACGCGCTTCTTCGAAAGTCCAGTCCGCCGCAAATAATTCACTCGGGCTACTTGCTACCAACCCTAGATGCCCATCTTAATGAGGGGTCAGCGAGACGAACTTTGCTTGCTTAGGATAAGCCTATATATAGCCCGccctctgccctccctcttcaTTGTATCAATCATCCGACCAAAGTCATTAGGACTGCATCATTGGTATTCAATTCTAACTCCGAAAAAGTCTCGACCATGGCCATCCACAAGCTTTTAATTGCTTCCCTTTTAATCtcagttcttcttcttcaactcgccGAAGCTGACCAGATGGTACCAACTCGTTTTGCTTTCGATTATTCGTATATACTGctcatttgattttcttcttctttatcacACTACCTCATGTCCATTCTATTTAACCAAAACGACCCTTTTGTGTCCTTGACTGATGCAGGGAGTTGGAAATGCAGGAGACAACTCGAAGCTTCCGAAAATGGGTACAAAACTATTTATAGGGAGTCATTTCTCTTTTCGCtagtaaatttttcaaaaataatggTATAATGACATGAGGTCTTCATCTTCGTTGTGCAGGCTGCGGCGGAGCGTGTGTCGCCAGGTGTCAGCTGTCATCGAGGCCTCGCCTTTGCCAGAGGGCTTGCGGGACATGCTGTGCCCGTTGCAACTGCGTCCCTCCGGGCACCTCCAGCAACCTCGACGTCTGTCCGTGCTATGCCAACATGACCACCCGCGACAACAAGCACAAGTGCCCATGAGATGCTCGATGGGCTTGGTTTTCTTTCCAATGGTCGGACATCGATCGCTCAAGCTTGTTGCTGCTAATTTAAGGGACGCTGTTGTCGTACTAATATCATGGAGCTGGTCAAGAAGTGGTTTGCAAATGCAAATTCACAATGTGTTTAGCAATTTATCTGTCGTATCTATCATGAATAAAGTTTCcgtttatctttctttctactGCACTTGTTATTTTTTCATCGGTCCAATGTGAGTCCCATCTAAATTAATGGttcatattcatttttaatatattctagattcaataaataaattatcctAATCGATAATTGATGGTTCGATCTGTAAAAATTAAAGTTTGAGGCATGGATTTTACTTGAATTGATCAAGTTTGACCTGTCCTGCAGGCAATTGCTGAAatatgaaaacaatttttccaCTTGGTCTATTGCAAATGCTTCCCAAAACTCAAGTGGCCAGGTGAGGAACTAAACCCAGTCACATATAATGTCTTAACCATGTATGTAAGCCCGAATTCACTAAAAGACAGAAATAGTTAAGGTTGTTtgatttgacaagttttaatcATTAAGGATcatatcatttttataaattaatggTTTATTGAGGCATCAAAAGAAGCACTTACTGTATCTGGATAAAGTATCCACCATTGTCATTTATATCATGTATCACGTATTATAAACATTCTTATTTGCTTCCCAAATGATAGAATTTTGCTTACAGTAAttaatttgaacaagtaaaaattgTCCTACGCCGAGAAGGCTTAAAATGATATTCCTGCCATGTTAATAGATTATAGATGGATTATGAGCTTGGGAACTTGGGGGACAAAGGAAACAACATTAGCAAGGAAGCATTAGTTAATATCCGGTCCAATCCTCCTCCTCAAGCAGTCCAAACTACCCATCCCTTTGCTCAAATGATTCTGTGATATTGCACCTATCTCACCACTGACTTCATTTTACAGATTGGACCTTAATTATGAACAACGTAAGAAAAGGGGATGCCAGTTACCAACCCACGATTCGATGAATAGTGAGCATCAGGATTGATTCTTCTGTCTCTTCGAGTACAAATATGTCTATCTTCTGCTTAAATGTTAAGCATAAGGAATCTCCATACGCAGCATCCACCTACTCATTTCTTTCCACTTTCCACTTTCCACTTTCCACGTATTGGGTAAAATTTAAGAAGTAATCtaactctctccctcttttcttctgTGTTCAATCTATAAATAGAACTCGTTTCTCGAATTCCAACCACGCCACATTCCACTCGAAGCTAATGGCATTGTCGAGGCTCTGTACAACGTTGctgctcttctctcttcttttgatcCAGCAAGCTGAATCTGATTATATGGTAAAACATACTGtaaatcatctttctttttttttggctttgattGCTACTTTTCAACCATCTTTGAAGATCTGTTCTCATTGAATGTACTTCTATCGAGCTTCCGTTAATGCCCTAATCAAATTCTCTTTGTGTTAGGTGATTCAGTTGAACACAGCTGAGGAACCAGCTCCTCTGCCTCTAAATATAGGTATGAACACAATCACATTTTAAATCGGCCTTGAAACTAGAATTCCGTAGTACATGTTCATTTTAAGCTTAGTTTCTCACACACATTTCAAGATTGCGATGGAGCTTGCGATGCTCGGTGCCGGCTGTCGTCGCGGCCACACCTGTGCAAGAGGGCATGCGGGACTTGCTGCGTTCGCTGCGACTGCGTGCCGCCTGGAACTTCCGGCAACTACGACGCCTGCCCTTGCTATGCCAACATGACTACCCATGGAGGCAGGCACAAATGCCCCTAGAAGGGTTTCATTTTCTACTTAGCTTCACTTGCGAAAAATGTTCGTATTTTGTTAACACATTGCCGAGTTTGTGGAACTTGCCTAATGTATCTTAGTAATAAGGACTTATGTAACGTCCAATCCATAAATAAACTTTCAGAGTAATGATTATTAACATTAATGGATTATGGGTCTGCCTCtgtaattttataattttagcCTTTCTCACTTGTCTGACATGTTCGGTGGtttccatttttcttaaatagTAAAAGCTTACATGTCAACAAAACCTTATGGAGTAGCTTGGTCCAAAGGTGTGCTCTAGTGTTGGATCCAATTATGAAGTCGAGCACAAAATCGCTCCAGCATGATTTTGAAGTCAGTCATTATTACCTAAATTTGCTATGTCAAATCAAATTCTGTTGTGTTTTACACTATACAGCCATCACAGTGcaattattgtatttttgttgCAATTGATTATGTTTGCTTTTCCATAAGGTGGAAAGGAGGAGAGGGACCACCAAAATTAGCAACCTTTTTGAGTATCCATTGGAAAATGTTTAATTTGAGTTATAACTATTCCATATTATCTTATAACGGCTCACCAAGATAATAGTAATTTGGAAATCTTTCTTCACGATCACAAAGTATGTTGCTATTAAACAACACAACATGAATTATTCAGATAATTGGCCACAATGTAAATTGAACTTGTTATCTTGTGCTCCTGTGATTGATTTATGTCCGTTGTCCATAATAATTCTAGCTCATATTTAGTCCTACAAACTCCATGAGAGCTAAACGAAGCACTAGGACTACTTGATTACGATCCACGTGGCGATGCATCTAGGGATCGTCAATCGACACCGTTCGATCGGGCAATTGAGAGATCCAATTATAATCGCCTAAATCAAGCTAAGCATGGCCACACCAGATTCGGTCCTCCAAAATCCAGCGTAGCGTGGTGTGAAACTGCAAGCCGTGCGAGTTGGACAAGTTGCGAAGCGAAGACAAAAGGCGGAAGCGAGAAAAAGCAAGGTCCGACAGCATCGTGTTTACTGAGAACGTTCGTGCATGTGGGGATTGAGACTTTTCATCCGTCCGATGTGGCTGAAACATCGGATTTCTTCATgcttctcctctcttccctctcttcatggtcttcctctttctctcttgtcTTCCACCTGCCCATTTTCCCTTCTCTGACCTCAACCTCAAGCCCCACCTTAGACTCGCCGCCACCTCCGGCACGTCGCCTCCATCTCTGCCTCCATCTTCATCCGCTCCTTCTCCAACCTCCAACGCCTCTGCTTCCTATCCAACTTCACCTGCGCCCTCTACTTCCACGCCTACATTGGCCAGGAGGTTGAGGCCCTACGCTGCGTTGATGAACCATGCCGTGACCTTTGCCTCGTTTGTTGCCTAAGCCAACCCTAGTCGACCTCGAATCAACTCAGATTTGAGGTCGAGCTGAGCTCTAGATCACAAATCTGGGGCTTGATTGACCTTAAATCCAAAATTTGAGGCCCAAGTTTGCTGACCAAGCTTGACCTCAACGATGAAGGAATGAAATGGCGACAAGGTGGTGGATAAAGACGACggtgaggtggtggtggtggaagggGACGAACATTCGTTGTCGTCCCCGTCAAAgtcaaagggaagaagaaggaaaaagaaaaaagaagagagggaaaagagaggcAAGACAGTGAAGGAGGAGAGGGGTTCTAGCACAATTGGCTCGAGCAACATGTGTCGCCTAGTGAATGGAATTGGATTTTGACACACTGGCCTCAGAGCTTTacttaatattttctcggaAGAGAGAGGTGAGATATTGAGGGAAGGAGGAACCATAACCGATAGGAGGGCCCGTGTATGATATGCGTCGCAAGGCGAATGGACTAGCTTTTTGACACCTCAGCCTCAGAGCTCtacttaatattttctccttctctggGGTGGAGAGCGAGAAATGTAGCGAGAGAAGTTGGGACACAACTTGTTATCTGTGGGCTAATCCGGTTCACAGATCCAAATGCTTTAACTTGTTATTTGGGAGTGCGGTCAATCTCTTGATTAAAGCTCTATGATACCAGATTTGCCTATAAAACTAACAAGGTGCTCTAAGAAGTTGGGACAaacaacaatatatatattcatcatttagaataaaaaattcccAAGCTTCTGTCCATCATATAATCATGTGTGTACGTCGCTTGCCACATAGAAGTATAAATGTAAAGAAATATGGTAGTATTGTAAAAAAGAAGTACATTTGTATGATAAGGGtttcttgattttctaatttgaaaGTTTGAACTCTCGCATGTTTGATTTCTAATGTCCCTTTTTGATCACGTGTTTGTTTGGTATACACAAATCATTTCAACACGTGACAAGAATTTCCTACCACATCATTTCACGAATTCATCTCTCGAACATTGTTTAATGTTAAGAAGTCTTGAGAGACTGGCTTTAAAGAtctatttaatcaaaatttaaagtgcaattgaattgatCACGAAAACTTTCGGTAGACACAAAAAGCTCCAAGACACGACAAAGAATTTtgccgtcccatcattttgcaAATCCCCTTTTTTTCCATCTCTCCGGCATCGTATAATGTCAAGAAGTGTCGAGAGACTTGCT
The window above is part of the Eucalyptus grandis isolate ANBG69807.140 chromosome 6, ASM1654582v1, whole genome shotgun sequence genome. Proteins encoded here:
- the LOC104448137 gene encoding snakin-2, which gives rise to MAIHKLLIASLLISVLLLQLAEADQMGVGNAGDNSKLPKMGCGGACVARCQLSSRPRLCQRACGTCCARCNCVPPGTSSNLDVCPCYANMTTRDNKHKCP
- the LOC104448138 gene encoding snakin-2; this encodes MALSRLCTTLLLFSLLLIQQAESDYMVIQLNTAEEPAPLPLNIDCDGACDARCRLSSRPHLCKRACGTCCVRCDCVPPGTSGNYDACPCYANMTTHGGRHKCP